The Apium graveolens cultivar Ventura chromosome 6, ASM990537v1, whole genome shotgun sequence genome contains a region encoding:
- the LOC141666090 gene encoding uncharacterized protein LOC141666090, whose product MSNLTKLEFNALDVTGKNYLTWILDAEIHLSAMGLGDTIKEGNKTSEQDKAKAMIFLRHHLDEGLKTEYLTIKDPSTLWKDLKERYDHQKTVILPKARYDWLHLRLQDYKSVSEYNSAMFKITSQLKLYGENITDKDMLEKTYSTFHANNMLLDNKSFGRGRGHGYGRGRGRARGHGFWRGRGRNQQNRPHFKRKPYYQK is encoded by the exons ATGTCGAATCTTACGAAACTTGAGTTTAACGCACTTGATGTCACCGGCAAAAATTATTTGACATGGATTCTTGATGCTGAAATCCATCTTAGTGCAATGGGTCTCGGTGACACCATAAAAGAGGGAAATAAGACCTCTGAACAAGACAAGGCAAAGGCCATGATATTTCTTCGCCATCACCTTGATGAAGGCTTGAAAACTGAATATCTGACTATTAAAGATCCATCAACTCTTTGGAAAGATCTCAAAGAAAGATATGATCACCAGAAAACGGTGATACTTCCTAAAGCTCGCTATGATTGGCTACACTTGCGATTGCAAGATTATAAAAGTGTGAGCGAGTATAACTCTGCCATGTTCAAAATTACATCTCAATTGAAATTATATGGCGAGAATATCACCGATAAAGATATGTTGGAGAAAACATATTCCACTTTCCATGCCAATAATATGCTCTT AGATAATAAATCATTTGGACGTGGACGTGGGCATGGATATGGACGTGGACGTGGGCGTGCCCGTGGTCATGGATTTTGGCGTGGTCGAGGCCGAAATCAACAAAATCGCCCCCACTTTAAAAGGAAGCCTTACTATcaaaaatag